AAAACCTCTTCCACCTCGCCGGGTTCGGGCACGATATCGAAACGGTCCTTTACCAGCCCGATCACGGGCGTGACGTTGAAACCTGTCACGGTCTCATGCGGCGCGAGCGTGCCGAGTATATCGACGTTCTCGGGCGGCAGGCCGATTTCTTCCTTCGCCTCGCGCAGGGCGGCGGCGATCACATCTGCATCCCCGTCGTCCTGCTTGCCGCCCGGAAAAGCGATCTGCCCGGGGTGATGCTTGAGCGCCGCAGACCGGCGCGTCAGGATCAGCTTCAACCGCCCACCCTCTTCGAAAACGGGTGCCAGAACTCCCGCGGGGCGCAACTTGCGGTTCGGGGGCAACACGGCGTCGGGGTTCAGAT
Above is a genomic segment from Sulfitobacter sp. HNIBRBA3233 containing:
- a CDS encoding CoA pyrophosphatase, coding for MKDHIDTFRRALAQTGVGSSDFDLNPDAVLPPNRKLRPAGVLAPVFEEGGRLKLILTRRSAALKHHPGQIAFPGGKQDDGDADVIAAALREAKEEIGLPPENVDILGTLAPHETVTGFNVTPVIGLVKDRFDIVPEPGEVEEVFSVPLDHVLNPANYIVESRAWRGQKRHYFVVPYGPYYIWGATARMLRAWTETLKSPD